In the genome of Pirellulales bacterium, the window TGTTGCACAAATACCCGAACACTTTAAGATCGATTTCATAGTCGATCGAATGGACGGAGCCATCACAGAAGACGGTATTGAACGTGGCTGAATGCGCGCTGCCGAATAAGTGCTCCGGAGTAAAGCCGAGGTTTTTTGGATCATTCCTAGCGGTACTGGGAAGGTCTTGGAATGGTGGATTACCCACCCCGCCCAAGCGCCCGTTGTCATTGTCGAATCCGGTCGTCATGCATTCGTTGTCGCCGGGATCTTGCCCGTCGGTGTAATGATCCGCTCGAATGTACTTTTCCCCAACAAACAACGTTTTGCTCATTCCGTCCTTGATGAGGGTCAAGGTGGTTTGGCTGTGCTGGTATGCGACGCCAGTAAAGATGCCCGGAGGTTGCCAAGTGTATCCCGAAGCAGCGTAATCCGCTGGCCCACCATCGTATTCAACTTTGCTATTGCTGTCGCCGACGCATACAGCGTAATCGCTGCGATTCACGTCCGGCGGAACCAGGGCCGACGGATGTTGATGGGGCCAACCGACTGTCTGCGCATAAAGGTCGCCACCGCGAGCGCGAGTCGGGCAATAGAACGCCGGAACACGCGTCGTCATTTGCGG includes:
- a CDS encoding DUF1559 domain-containing protein, coding for MELKLENQTMRSIHSFSAPARALRRAFTLVELLVVIAIIGILIALLLPAIQAAREAARKTQCSNNLKQIGLAANNHMAAFKYLPSAGWGWDWIGDPNRGFGSRQPGAWNFSLLSFMELKDVWGYGRGIDFTKNPAAFATAIAPQMTTRVPAFYCPTRARGGDLYAQTVGWPHQHPSALVPPDVNRSDYAVCVGDSNSKVEYDGGPADYAASGYTWQPPGIFTGVAYQHSQTTLTLIKDGMSKTLFVGEKYIRADHYTDGQDPGDNECMTTGFDNDNGRLGGVGNPPFQDLPSTARNDPKNLGFTPEHLFGSAHSATFNTVFCDGSVHSIDYEIDLKVFGYLCNKADGQSINSGQIH